Part of the Nicotiana sylvestris chromosome 2, ASM39365v2, whole genome shotgun sequence genome, gtgtcgcCAGCAGAGGAAAACAAAGAGGACACCAATGATGACGATCTTAACCAATAtacaaggaaaagaaagagagacaGTATTGGTTATGATGGTCCGTCATTTTCTCTTCTTATTCCTACTCCTCCAAGTACACAAATGGACATTGATGCGACTTTGACTATGGAGGGTGAAGGAAATGTTGAAGAAGAACTTGGTCGAGGTAAAaggaacaagaagttaagctggcAGTTGAAATCTCCTTTTGATAAGGAAGGAAAAACAGTAAGTTCCAAGGCAGACAATCAAAATACTCTGAAGAGTTCAGGTTGGATAAAATCAACCTATACTCGTAGGTGTATTTTTCATTATGCCAAAGAAGATGAAAAATTAGTGAAGAAATTCATTGTGTGGTTGGGCAAGGAGAAAAGGAGAGGTCGCAAAAAAGAGTAAGTCTCTTAATGTGTTTCACTACATCCTTAACTTCTGTGATTGTAAGACTAATTTTAGGACTAACTGTCCTTAACttatagattcaagtttaaaacttaaggacttctTGTCCTTAAGATTTGAAcctggaattcaaagttaaggacaaaaAGTCCTTAAGTTCTAAACTTTAAtctataagttaaggaccaagtgtccttagcttttgaatttgatactcaaacttaaggactgcatgtccttagcttatgaattttgaattcaaacttaaggacagacagtccttaagttttaaacttgaatctataagttaaggaccaaTTGTCCTTAGCTTTTGAACTTCTAATTCAAATTTAAGGACTGTCTGTCATTAATTTTTCAGCATGAAAGGCTAAGTTCAGGATTAAATTCTAACTtgacattttcaaaattttcaggggACAAATTGATTTATATGCTGATGATAATAGTGTGAGGAAAAAACCATACAAATTGTATCAtcaaaaaatcagtagcaaaatatttttccttgagctttcagatagcaaatttgttcttgatgataAGGTTAGATAATTCACAAGgcatttattttttctattattaatttatcattttttcattattttatgaCTGATTTGTTattgatttgttttattttttgcctttttatgAAGCATATTGACATTGCTCTCTATTATCTGAGAAAGAAGGAATGCTACCACCCTCGCGATCATCCTTTTCGATGCACAACTACTGATGTTCTTTTTGATAATTATATGGCACTTGTGTATAAAGATTTCAGTGAAGATGCTAGTGATGAGTTTTGGTGTGCTGGTGATAATCAGTTATTTCTGACACCATATGTGTGCGGGGACAGCCGTAGATGTGGAATTGCATGGACTGAGGTTGACAAAATCTTTTTTCCATGTCGGCTTCCTTCAGAAGATGATGAAGCTGTGACACACTTTTTGTTGGGAGTATTGGACTTGAATCAAAAAAAGATTGATGTATATGATTCCATATACAGTGAGCCATATGAAGCAGGAATGAACTACATGCAAATGTATGCACGCATGATCCCCCATTTGCTAAAGTTCTCACAGTTTGACAAAAATCACAAGTCTTTTGGGAATGTCTTCAATAAATTTGATATACAGTGGCAAAGATCACCACACCAAACTGGATCGTACGTGTTGTTATTTGTTATATTATTTATATGTACTTAAGATTTATTGTTTAATTCACTGCATATCTTACATTTCTCTTAGGACTGATTGTGGTGCATTCCTGGTCAAATTTGCCGAGTTGTTGATGATTGGAAAGGACGTGCAGCAATTCCAACCCGAAGACATAAAAGACTTTCGAAAAGAACTTGCTGCAAATCTTTGGACACATGGTGAATGGAAAAGAAATTCTGGTTATGATACTCCACCAGAAAATGTTGGTGATGATTATGAGAGTGAAAATGAAACATTCTGTCCAAAGGAGTTGTAAAGaaattgtggtgttattttgtataaaattgtTGTAAAGGTGACATCTGAATTTTGCCAGTTTAGCATAGTTCTGAAATATTCTGTAAATTTGTGAAAAGGCACTTATATTTTGTTTTGTTGGCATAGCGTAATTTTTTGTAACAGCTATGCAAAATTACAATTTCAAAAGTTATGTCAAggcattttgttatttatttcgtTGTTTCTCTCAACTGTTGATTTGTCCATTGAGTTTGTTAGTATTTGTTCATGACTAAGTGTAAGTGAActtcaaattcaaagttaaggaccaaatgtccttaacttttaaacttgaaattcaaagttaagggccgacagtccttaagttttgaacatgggactataatttaaggacctcatgtccttaacttttgaacttggattTCAAACTTAAGGTCTCCTGTAGTTAATGAcaaacagtcctcaagtttttaacatgggactataacttaaggacctcatgtccttaacttttgaacttgaaattcaaagttaaggatagacagtccttaagtttttaacatgggactataacttaaggacctcatgtccttatcttttgaacttgaaattcaaagttaagaaTAGACAGTCCTTACGTTTTTAACAAGGGACTATAAcataaggacctcatgtccttaacgtttgaacttaaaattcaaagttaaggacatacagtccttaagtttttaacatgggactataacttaaggacctcatgtccttaacttttgaacttgaaattcaatgttaaggacagacagtccttaagttttcaAAATTGCAAGTTGAACTTACTGACTCCTGTTAATAACTTTTAATTGTTGaactcaaaagaaattaaaagaacgTAACAAGATATAAATATTGAAAATCTAGGCATCCGCTCAAATTAGAATAATAATGAATACAATCTATAGCAAAAACTTAAAAGAGTCGATAAACATAAGTGTATATTTCTACTCTTCTCTATGCTTTCTTGAAAATGGATGGAGTGCCGGAGAATATATACAAGTTGTTCTATTATGACCAATTCTTCTGCAACGACCACATttgaatgttatttttgatggCTCGGTAGCAGGAATATGCCTTTTCTTTTGCCTTCTACCTGGTGGCACTTTGAAATCTAGAGGTTTAACAATTTGTGACTTAACACTCTCTGGTACAATCCAAGAATCAGTATGTCCTACAGGATGTATTTGTCTTTCATATGTTTTCAGCCAAGATTCCTTTAAGTACCAGTGCGAACAAAAGTCGGACTTCTTGATGTTTCTCTTCTCGATAGCTGCAATTGCATGTATGCATGGTAATTCATCAAGTTGAAATTGAAAACAATCACATGTTCTTTTGTTTAAGTCCACCAAGAAAGttattccttcttcttcaactctagaacGCCATGAATCAACATGGTAGACCTTCAATGTTGAAAAATTATAAGTGAGTACATTATGTTAAAAAATGTTAAAATCATAATATAAACATAAAACATAATACTTACGTTCAAAGTAAATGCTAAATCTATTCTTTTCTTCAATTCCTCCTCTACCCAACAAGAAACATCATAAAATGTTCCTTCtgctttatttcttctttcataaaACCAATGTTGTAGCTTCACTTGAATGAAATCCATCATTCTTAGTATAGGCAGCTCCCTTGCTTCTAATAGCACTGAATTCATCGACTCAACTATGTTTGTTGTGAGCATGTCATATCTTCGCCGTGGACTACAAGAACGTGCCCATCTTTCCGGTGGTTCTTCCATCAAGTAGTCATAAGTtttcttatctacatttgcaataTCTGACATGTATATGTCAAATTCTTTACGCCTGTATACTCTTGCAGCACTTTGAAAAAGTTTTATGACCTCACTTTTCACCTTTCTTCGCTTTAGGTTCTGCTCCAAATGATAGATGCAAATCCCATGATGGCTTTCAGGATATACCTTTACAATGCCATTTGCAATAGCTTGATGCCTGTCtgataaaa contains:
- the LOC138882725 gene encoding uncharacterized protein; the encoded protein is MLALVNIFAESCQQASKDHGKQLQDKENVELQEKENDACNILAELSLEKTQEGTAEKTMSPAEENKEDTNDDDLNQYTRKRKRDSIGYDGPSFSLLIPTPPSTQMDIDATLTMEGEGNVEEELGRGKRNKKLSWQLKSPFDKEGKTVSSKADNQNTLKSSGWIKSTYTRRCIFHYAKEDEKLVKKFIVWLGKEKRRGRKKEGQIDLYADDNSVRKKPYKLYHQKISSKIFFLELSDSKFVLDDKHIDIALYYLRKKECYHPRDHPFRCTTTDVLFDNYMALVYKDFSEDASDEFWCAGDNQLFLTPYVCGDSRRCGIAWTEVDKIFFPCRLPSEDDEAVTHFLLGVLDLNQKKIDVYDSIYSEPYEAGMNYMQMYARMIPHLLKFSQFDKNHKSFGNVFNKFDIQWQRSPHQTGSTDCGAFLVKFAELLMIGKDVQQFQPEDIKDFRKELAANLWTHGEWKRNSGYDTPPENVGDDYESENETFCPKEL